CACTTTCGCGCCAATCAACGCCAGCAAAAATTGATAAAAGCGAATTTCAGATAAGCCGGCAACAACATTGACCGCAGATGAAGGCGTAAAAGGCATCACCAACAAAATGAAAATCGGACCAAAACCGTGTTCATCGATCCAATCCATCACTTTGCGCACATGTTTATGGTTCGTAATAAACCGCAAAAACCGCGTCTGCCCAAATTTCCGAATGATCCAAAAAACGCATAAACTCCCAAGTATCGCAGCAACACACGAAATCGTGAAGCCCCAGAAGAATCCGTATGCACTCACGTTGACAATCACAAACAAAGAAAACGGTAGGAACGGCAGAAATGCCTCAATAAACGGTAAGAAAAAAGCGAGTAGCGGTCCAAACGCACGATAAGACTGCATCCACTGCATTATATTATCATATGAGAAAAATTCTTTCACCGAATTATACATATCCATCATAGTTATCCCACCCAATCCGACAGTTTCTATTATTTTCTCATAATACCCTTTAAAATGCAGTTTTAAGCGAGCAGGCAGAAATAAAGCCATATTATTCGCGACGACCGATCATTCGCAAAATAATATGGCTTTACACTTTTTAATTCGCTTTTTGTTCCATAAATGTAGGATAATGTAGCGTTTCACTGTTCGCGCGTTTAGGATCAAAACCATAACTTTCAGCCACAATATACAGTGGACGATCCTTTACTTCATCGTAGATACGGCCGATATACTCGCCGATCATTCCTAGAATAACAAGAACAAAACCGCTAAATAACAATTGAATAATAATCATCGAAGACCAACCATTCACTGTCGTATCCGTAAATAACGTTTGGAAAAGGACAATCAACATATAGACAAAACCAGCGCCAGATAGAGCGGCACCAGCATAACTCGCTAATTTTAAAGGCTGATAGGAGAAAGACGTAATCCCATCAATCGAGAGTTTTAACATCTTTTTAAGCGGATATTTTGTTTCTCCAGCGGCTCGTTCCTCACGTTCGTATAGCAATGCCGTCTGCTTAAATCCGAGCCAACTCACCAAACCACGAACAAACGGATTTTTCTCGTTTAACTTTTTGAGTTCTGTATACACCTTCTTATCCATGAGGCGGAAATCCCCAGTATCAACGGGAATTTCCACATCAGTTAGTTTATGCAACGTCCGATAGAATATTTTCGCACTCCATTTTTTGAAAAAGGTTTCGCCATTACGTTTCATTCGCTGAGCGTAAACGACATCATAGCCTTCTTGCCATTTTTGAATCATCTCCGGAATCAGCTCTGGGGGATCTTGTAAATCAGCATCGATAATAATAACCGCATCGCCACTTGCATAATCCGTCCCAGCTGTTATCGCGATTTGATGCCCAAAGTTCCTAGAAAAATGAAGACATTTCACGTGAGGATCTGCGAAACTAAAGGCTTGAACGAGCGATAATGTCTTGTCTTTACTCCCATCATTCACGAAGAGGAGTTCGTAATCCATCGCTAGCTGTTCCATCACGTGCGTCATGCGTTCATACGTCTGCTCGATGACAGCTTCTTCATTATAAAGTGGGATGACCACCGAGATTTTCTTTGCCATAGCACTCAATCCTCTCCAGTTAGTTTGTAAAGTGTGCCGCCAGATTGACCACCAGCACCGCCTTGCATGCCGCCACCACCTTGCATATTTTCACTCGTCGTTGCGCTTGTTGTAGCATCGGCTGTTGAAGTTGTTTCACTGCTCCATTCCGAGCTGTCCACTTCCGTACCATTTTTCTTAATCCAAGTTACGACATCAGAACTGCTACCTTTATTGTTCGATGGTAAATAGAAGTATTTAATTTTGCCATCCTTAATCATCTGTTTCAATTCTTTCACGGTCAAAATTGGATCGGTACCATTGAAACCACCGAGCGCCATCACGGACTCACCAGTTTTTATAATATAAGGTGCCGCCGTCGAAGCATCCGTTGTGCCAAATAAGAATTCTGTTCCGCTGCTATTCTTTTCGAGGTAAGCAATCAATTTTTCATTGACCGTCGCATCTGCAAAACCACCGCCGCTACTTGTTTTTAGCTGTGGTCCAGATTCAGGAAGCGCGCTGTTTCCGCCATAAATCATCGGTGTTAATGCCCAATACGTTGGTGCGAGGAGTAGGGCGATCAATGAGGCAATCGCGATCCACGAAGTAAATGAAGGCTGTTTGCGCTTAATCACGAATAGGATAGTTCCAAGACCAAGACCAATGATTCCGACAACGCCCATCCAAAGCATCGAATACTGTGCGATAAAGAACATTTGTAAAGCGGTCGTTGCTATGACTGCGGTTGGCAATAAGTAGCCCGGTACGCCTTTATTTTTGCGGAAGAGATGCAGTAAAGCCATAAATCCAGCACCAGTTAACGCTGCAATTGCAGGGGCTAACATGATTAAATAGTAGTGATGGAAGAAGTTGGCAATGCTGAAGAAACCTGCGACTGGAATGAGCCACGCTGCCCAGAAAGCCATTTCTTTTTGTGCAGTATTCCATTGGAAGAAGCGACGTTTACGACTCCAATTAGCGATAAAGATAGCCGCCATACCGAAGAGCGCCATTGGTAATAACCAACTGATTTGATCGCCAAGAGCTGTTTGGAAAAGACGCAATGGCCCAGCTGTACCGGTACCAAACATACCAGTTCCGCCTGTCATTTTAGAGCCGCCACCTTGAGGCCCACCACCATTTTGTCCACCAGGTCCACCGCCACCATTACCACTTGGAGGCGTACCACCCATTCCGCCACCGTCGCTACTGGAAGAACCACTAGGAGGTGTTGGAGGCTGACCAGAGTTGGATTGCCCATTTTGAGAAGACTCCGTACTTGTATCAGGAGCAATATTATTATTGTTAGAGCTAGAAGGCATGCCATCACCTTGTCCTGCGCCACCAGAATTCGTTCCCGTTTCCTGACCTAACAATCGTTCCATCCCGTTATAACCAAATGCCAATTCCAATACCGAGTTCGTTTGACTACTACCAACGTAAGGCCTAGAGTCCGCAGATGTACTATCTACAACGACAGCCCATGAAACCGAAACACCAAGCATCATTACAAGCGCGATAACGAGATGTAACATTTTTTTCTTCCAATTTAATTTTGCTGCGATTAAGTAGAATAATAAAAATGCTGGGACAACCATGTAAGCTTGGAGCATTTTCACATTAAATCCGACACCAATCAGAACGAATGCCAATAATAAAAAGCCAATCTTACCTTTACGTACGGCTTTAAACAACGCCCAAGCGCCGAGCAGTAATACAAAAACAAGAATGCTATCCACATTGTTCGTCCGACTAACCGCTACTGCAATCGGAGTTGTTGCCATCACAAGCGCTGCAATCCGGCCTGCCCACTTACCAAATGTCGGTTTTACCAAGAAATAAAGTAATAATACAGATCCAACACCTGCGAGTGCTTGCGGTAAAATAACACTCCAACCATGAATCCCAAAAATAAGTGCACTAATCGTTTGTAACCAGAGCGCGACAGGAGGTTTATCCACCGTTACAAACCCCGAAGGATCAAGCGCCCCGTAAAAGAAATTCGACCAATTTTCCGTCATACTCGTAACTGCCGCCGTATAATATGGGTTTACCGTATCATCATTCCAGACACCCCAAAAATTTAGAAACGCAGCGAGCACTGCAATACCAATTAAATACCAATCCAATCGTCGTTGTTTCACCATTTCCATCACTTCCTTCTTTTGCTGATAATCTCAGTGTATATGGCAAATGTGAAAAAAGAATGAACAGAGTGGGAAATTAGTTTTAAATGTGGGAATGAGGTGTTTAATTTGGGTTTGGGAGTGAAATCAGATTATAAGCAATTGGAAAAAGATGCGTAAGTGATTTTATTTCTTCATATAGCAATGGTATAATTAAGGCGATGTATGAGAATATGCTCCAAAAATTGCATGAAAAAACTAACCAGAAAGGGTGCAACTAATGTCAAAGAAAATCCAATTACCAAGCGGACGTTTATCTGAGCACGCAAAAGAAATAGGTGGCAGCGCCAATGATATTTCATTTAACCTACAACCGACAATGTCCTATTCCACGAGTTCCGCGCGCCAACTCGTACAAAGCAGTATGGATGTCGCACACATGCTAAAAACGATGCCAGAAGCCTTTAACAAAGATGTACAGAACTTAAAAAATGTCGAACAGGCATTTGTCGCCTCTGAGAAAGAAATGGCGGATATGTGGAGTAAAGCGCTCCATTTAGACAAATAACAGGACATGAGGAGTGAACAGAAGGGATGAAACAACAGGAGGAAGCAGTGAGAAAGAGTTTAGAGAAAAAACGGGAATTAGAAGAAGCAGAGCGGGAGTTTCGGCAATTAAAACGCCAACAAGAGAATTTACTCACACAGGTTGGAAATGCGTGGCGGGGAAACCACTCAGAGAACAAATTAGGTGCGATAGCGGTAGATTTGTCGCAGGAACAACGAATGACGCAAAAACGCCTCTACAACTTAGATGATCAATTACAAGCAGAACATAAACAAGCAAAAGCCGATGTCGAACGAGCGAAAGAGGCGAAAGCGGATGCCACGCATTGATATTGGCGAAGTACGTTATTTTGTAGAACAATTTTTACGAGAGTCGCAACAACTGAAAGAAGCATTGACGAATTATCGAAAAGCAGTCGCGAAGATTATAGCGGATGATGAGATCAAGGGTGAAATCGCGGACAGCGCGAAGAAGTACTACCAAACGGTGCATTATCCGATTGTGGACACCACCAAGGCATGTATGACAGATGCCGAAGAGATTCTTAAAAAGTATACGACAGATTTTCATAATCAAGTTGACCCATCCATGAATGCACGAATTGATTCCGATGAATTACAGGCACTTCAAGGCGAGATAAGGAAGTGTCAAAATCGATACGAAGACTTGCTAGTCAAAATGAAATCGATGGCGGGTGGTTCCTCACTAGGGCAACAAATTGGGATGCAATTAGGAATGCAAACAGCAATGGGGCAATTACAGCAGGAAATGCAAATTATTGAACGTTATTTAGAATTTGATTCAAGCCATCAAAATGTGATGTATGATGTTGCGGCAAAGCTACACCAAGTGAAACAAGGACTAACGGAGATTCAGAGTAGTAAAGCATTCAACACAGTGAGTCACACCTTTAATACCAAAAACATGAGTATGGGTTGGCTAGAAGGTTTGGTACCTGAGAAGAAGACAAAGCAGTATAACTTCGATGACTATACGAAAACGTTAGAGGGTAACTATTGGGTTCTGAGTAAAAATGGCATCACCGACCAAGAAAGCGCCAAAGCAACGATTGCTTATAACGATTCTTTAAAAGATGGTACAATCAAAATAGAGAATGAAGAATCAGGCGACTTTATGACCGATTATATGATTGGTGCTGTAAAGGGCATCAATATACTGAATCCAGATCAACCACTTACCAAAATGCAAAGTTTCTCCATTATTTCAGCGGTTATACTAGGCGGTATAACAATGAAAAGTAGGGGTATCAAAATACCCAAGAAGAGCTTTGATACAATCTATACAGATGTAAATATGAAGGAAGTATTCAAGTATACAAAAGGTTATAATGTAAAACCTAAATACAGTAGTTTTGATGCTAGGATAAAGAAAACCCCATTAAATTACGGGGAATGGAAAGGATCACGTGGAAACTCCATATTTATATCTAACAAACCAGAAGTGAAGCCGTTTCTGGATGAGACAAAACTTGCTGGGGTAAAATATAAAGGGGCAATGCCTGATTTTTCACCGTTCTCTAAAGGGGAAATTAAATTAGCGAACATGACAAATGATAGAAAGAAAAATTTTGCTGCGGCTGATGAACTGCTTGCGGAGGAATGGTCTAAAGGAAAAGAAAAGTGGACAGCTAATGATGTTGCAGACTGGCGAGAAGACAATAAATATACTTGGCATGAGTTAAATGATTTAGAAACAATCCAGTTAGTGCCTAGTAAAATAAATGGGGTTTATAAACATCTTGGTGGCGTAGGGGAATATAATATTAACTTAAGATCAAAGGAGTAGATTTGAATGAAAAAAATAAATGATGATTTATTTGGCAAAATAGAATTCGACATGTACTGGAGTGGAAAAACTTCAATTACAATGTTTGGAAGAAAATATGAAGTTGTTTTAAGTATTGATGGGGAAGAAGATGCTAATTTTTCACCTATTCAACGTGATGCATATACAAATTTCATAACAAATATGGATGAAATTATGGCTACTGTAGAACTAAGCATTTTAGAATACTATGAAGAGAATGTTGAGGAATATAGAGATATGGCAGGTGAAGCTGAGGCAGATAGAACTGCTCCTGAGATTAGCACCATTGAGGAATTAGGTAATCTAGTAATTCCTACACAATTAATCGTTAGACGTGTTAGGAAGAACGGTGTGAGAAGAATAGGCTTAGTTTGTGATTGTACTTGGGATATAGATAATGGTGTGGGCGTTCGAATTGAAGATGAAAAAGTAGAAGAAGTAGATTATCAAGACATCGTACTATAGAATGATAGCAGGTTCTTATGTTTCTCTGTGGTTTGGGAATTTTGAAGAAAACAATTTTAACGTGTATTTTGAAATAAAATATACAGAAGATGGAGACAGCGCCCCCTCCCTCTTCGAAAAAGATTTTGCGTTAGGTTATTACGACCGAGATTTAGTTGAGAAGTTTTGGTCTGACGATAATTCTGAGGATATAGAGATTCTTCTCGAGGATTTTTCTTATGATAATCAACTAATAGATCATTTTAGAAGTGTTACTATTGACGAACCTTATAATACAGTCATGCTGATATATGATTATAAATATGAGGGGAAAACGAAAATAAGTGATTATAAAAGTAACAAGATAAGATTTATAGGAACAGTCACATATGTTCAGGAATAAAACAAAACAATAAAGAACTAAATATGGAGAGACTAAGTGATGACATACAACTTTATTAATGAAGATGAGAAGAATGAGTTTTTCCCTCTGAATGAAGATGAAATTGTAAAAGTTGAATCAGAATTAAATATAACATTGTCAAAATCGTTAAGAGATTTTGACAATGAAATAGGGTACGGGTTTCTAAAAAGCTCAGAGTATAACATGAATAGATTAATGGACCCAGAGTCAGTGAGAGATTTTCGTTTAAGAGTGAATGATTATGAATATTTTCCAGACATTGAAATCTTTGATGAATATGAAGAAAATAAGCTTATATTTTTTGAAGTAAGTGAGACAGCACTTATGTCGATTGGAACAACAGCGGATGACAATCGGATTTACTATTATGATGTGTCAATTGCCGACTCCTTGGTTGATTTTTTAGTTAAAATGATGGAAGACGACAAATATTATTTGGAATTGTTTCAGTAAGTATAAAAAATGAGTAATTCATCTGTAAGCCAAAATATGTTTATTTGCAGGAGTGAAAAAATGCGATTTGATTTTGTTAGGGATAATATAGAAAACATTTTTTATTCGCTGGGTCTAGAAGATATGGAACAGGTTGAAAAAGAATTAAACTTAACTTTTCCAATTGAATTAAAACAATTTTATCTAGAAATAGGATATGGCTTCTTTAAAGGGTCAGAATATCAAATAAATAGATTAATGGACCCTGAGTCGATAAGAGATTTTAGACTACGAGTGGATGATTATGAATTTTATCCTGATATAGAGATATTCGATGAAGTTGAGAAAGATAAGCTAGTCTTCTTTGAGGGAGATGAAAGTACAACAATTTTAATTGGACTAGGTAATAGTGAAAGAAGCCCTATTTATTTGTTTGACACACTAATTGCTAATTCGTTAAAAGAGTTTTTAGAGAAAATAATGGTAGATGATTTGTATTATATAAAATGATGAAATATATATTTTTAACCACTAATCAAGAAAATAAATTCTATCCGGTAACTACTGAATCGATAGAAAAAGCACAGGAAGATTTGGGAGTTTTGTTTCCAAAAGAGCTTGTGGATTGTTATAGAAATCTAGGTTATGGTTTTATCAAGGGTTCGAGACAGAACGTCAATCGATTGATGGACCCGCTATCTGTTCGGGATTTTCGACTTAAGCAAAATGATTTTGAATTTTTCCCTGATTATAGAAGTATATGATGATTTAGAGGATGAATTAATTTTCTTTGAGGCAAATGAAACAGCCATGCTATCTATAAAGTTGACGGATAGTGAATTAAGTCCCATTTATTATGATGAATTTAAAATAGCTGATTCTTTAACCGAATTTCTTCAAAAGATAGCAGTGAATGATACGTATTACATGGATTTAGTCGACTGATTGCTTAATTGCTATACCATTGGAGGAACTCGATAATGAAGTATGCATTCTTAATCAATAATGACAAAAACAGTTTCTATCCGTTGAAAACAGGAATGATTGAGGAGGCGCAATCTGATTTAGATGTATCTTTTTCACAAGAACTTATTGAATTTTATAATGAAGTAGGCTGTGGTTTTATCAAAAGTTCTAAAGGCAATATAAATCGATTCATGGACCCGATTTCAGTTAGAGATTTCCGTAAAAAAGAATATGATTATGAATTTTTCCCTGATATTGATCTATATGATGACTTAGAAGATGAACTTATCTTTTTTGAAGTGGATGAAACGGTTTTGATGTCTATCAAAGTGACAGGAAATGATACAAGCCCTGTATACTATAATGAAATTAAAATTGCAGACTCTCTATATGAATTTCTACAATGCATGTCGAAGGATGATAATTATTATTTAGCATTGATAAAGTAAAGCTAGGCATACAGGATAAACTGTATTAGTAATGATTTTTTAAGCTCGTTATTAATACAGTTTTTATTCTGTGAAATATATCATGGGAAATAAGGAGTACTAGAAATGTTAGTAAACCTCTTAAGACAGATTGCTGAGGAACAAAAATCTTTTGATGAAGAACCTGAGGCACCTGCAACAGAAACTGAAATTTTGGAGTTAAAAAGACGAACTAACGATGATAAAATTAGTGATGTTTGGTTTCCTGATTATGCGGATTTCCTTAAAATAAGAAACGGTCTGGATTATGATGGACTTGTTATCTATAATGCCAATATGACTGATACTAATAATGGATTCATTGCTGCAAACGAGATATGGAATGAGAACGACTGGGAA
The sequence above is drawn from the Listeria weihenstephanensis genome and encodes:
- a CDS encoding YrhA family protein, with protein sequence MLVNLLRQIAEEQKSFDEEPEAPATETEILELKRRTNDDKISDVWFPDYADFLKIRNGLDYDGLVIYNANMTDTNNGFIAANEIWNENDWEDNYVFLGDSNISWYCYSITKNIFLELDKPSGDIINQFSSLNELLEAAIRNILCNIG
- a CDS encoding SMI1/KNR4 family protein, which translates into the protein MRFDFVRDNIENIFYSLGLEDMEQVEKELNLTFPIELKQFYLEIGYGFFKGSEYQINRLMDPESIRDFRLRVDDYEFYPDIEIFDEVEKDKLVFFEGDESTTILIGLGNSERSPIYLFDTLIANSLKEFLEKIMVDDLYYIK
- a CDS encoding SMI1/KNR4 family protein — encoded protein: MKYAFLINNDKNSFYPLKTGMIEEAQSDLDVSFSQELIEFYNEVGCGFIKSSKGNINRFMDPISVRDFRKKEYDYEFFPDIDLYDDLEDELIFFEVDETVLMSIKVTGNDTSPVYYNEIKIADSLYEFLQCMSKDDNYYLALIK
- a CDS encoding ArnT family glycosyltransferase, which codes for MEMVKQRRLDWYLIGIAVLAAFLNFWGVWNDDTVNPYYTAAVTSMTENWSNFFYGALDPSGFVTVDKPPVALWLQTISALIFGIHGWSVILPQALAGVGSVLLLYFLVKPTFGKWAGRIAALVMATTPIAVAVSRTNNVDSILVFVLLLGAWALFKAVRKGKIGFLLLAFVLIGVGFNVKMLQAYMVVPAFLLFYLIAAKLNWKKKMLHLVIALVMMLGVSVSWAVVVDSTSADSRPYVGSSQTNSVLELAFGYNGMERLLGQETGTNSGGAGQGDGMPSSSNNNNIAPDTSTESSQNGQSNSGQPPTPPSGSSSSDGGGMGGTPPSGNGGGGPGGQNGGGPQGGGSKMTGGTGMFGTGTAGPLRLFQTALGDQISWLLPMALFGMAAIFIANWSRKRRFFQWNTAQKEMAFWAAWLIPVAGFFSIANFFHHYYLIMLAPAIAALTGAGFMALLHLFRKNKGVPGYLLPTAVIATTALQMFFIAQYSMLWMGVVGIIGLGLGTILFVIKRKQPSFTSWIAIASLIALLLAPTYWALTPMIYGGNSALPESGPQLKTSSGGGFADATVNEKLIAYLEKNSSGTEFLFGTTDASTAAPYIIKTGESVMALGGFNGTDPILTVKELKQMIKDGKIKYFYLPSNNKGSSSDVVTWIKKNGTEVDSSEWSSETTSTADATTSATTSENMQGGGGMQGGAGGQSGGTLYKLTGED
- a CDS encoding TIGR04197 family type VII secretion effector, giving the protein MSKKIQLPSGRLSEHAKEIGGSANDISFNLQPTMSYSTSSARQLVQSSMDVAHMLKTMPEAFNKDVQNLKNVEQAFVASEKEMADMWSKALHLDK
- a CDS encoding glycosyltransferase family 2 protein, which translates into the protein MAKKISVVIPLYNEEAVIEQTYERMTHVMEQLAMDYELLFVNDGSKDKTLSLVQAFSFADPHVKCLHFSRNFGHQIAITAGTDYASGDAVIIIDADLQDPPELIPEMIQKWQEGYDVVYAQRMKRNGETFFKKWSAKIFYRTLHKLTDVEIPVDTGDFRLMDKKVYTELKKLNEKNPFVRGLVSWLGFKQTALLYEREERAAGETKYPLKKMLKLSIDGITSFSYQPLKLASYAGAALSGAGFVYMLIVLFQTLFTDTTVNGWSSMIIIQLLFSGFVLVILGMIGEYIGRIYDEVKDRPLYIVAESYGFDPKRANSETLHYPTFMEQKAN
- a CDS encoding immunity 22 family protein, whose product is MIAGSYVSLWFGNFEENNFNVYFEIKYTEDGDSAPSLFEKDFALGYYDRDLVEKFWSDDNSEDIEILLEDFSYDNQLIDHFRSVTIDEPYNTVMLIYDYKYEGKTKISDYKSNKIRFIGTVTYVQE
- a CDS encoding SMI1/KNR4 family protein is translated as MTYNFINEDEKNEFFPLNEDEIVKVESELNITLSKSLRDFDNEIGYGFLKSSEYNMNRLMDPESVRDFRLRVNDYEYFPDIEIFDEYEENKLIFFEVSETALMSIGTTADDNRIYYYDVSIADSLVDFLVKMMEDDKYYLELFQ
- a CDS encoding T7SS effector LXG polymorphic toxin, producing MPRIDIGEVRYFVEQFLRESQQLKEALTNYRKAVAKIIADDEIKGEIADSAKKYYQTVHYPIVDTTKACMTDAEEILKKYTTDFHNQVDPSMNARIDSDELQALQGEIRKCQNRYEDLLVKMKSMAGGSSLGQQIGMQLGMQTAMGQLQQEMQIIERYLEFDSSHQNVMYDVAAKLHQVKQGLTEIQSSKAFNTVSHTFNTKNMSMGWLEGLVPEKKTKQYNFDDYTKTLEGNYWVLSKNGITDQESAKATIAYNDSLKDGTIKIENEESGDFMTDYMIGAVKGINILNPDQPLTKMQSFSIISAVILGGITMKSRGIKIPKKSFDTIYTDVNMKEVFKYTKGYNVKPKYSSFDARIKKTPLNYGEWKGSRGNSIFISNKPEVKPFLDETKLAGVKYKGAMPDFSPFSKGEIKLANMTNDRKKNFAAADELLAEEWSKGKEKWTANDVADWREDNKYTWHELNDLETIQLVPSKINGVYKHLGGVGEYNINLRSKE
- a CDS encoding TVP38/TMEM64 family protein, which codes for MDMYNSVKEFFSYDNIMQWMQSYRAFGPLLAFFLPFIEAFLPFLPFSLFVIVNVSAYGFFWGFTISCVAAILGSLCVFWIIRKFGQTRFLRFITNHKHVRKVMDWIDEHGFGPIFILLVMPFTPSSAVNVVAGLSEIRFYQFLLALIGAKVIKVFAISYIGYDLRDIIQHPVKLLILIMLVVVLWYVGKRLERWMNTKKKDTMN
- a CDS encoding DUF6985 domain-containing protein — translated: MKKINDDLFGKIEFDMYWSGKTSITMFGRKYEVVLSIDGEEDANFSPIQRDAYTNFITNMDEIMATVELSILEYYEENVEEYRDMAGEAEADRTAPEISTIEELGNLVIPTQLIVRRVRKNGVRRIGLVCDCTWDIDNGVGVRIEDEKVEEVDYQDIVL